One window of Dyadobacter sandarakinus genomic DNA carries:
- a CDS encoding family 16 glycoside hydrolase produces MRQLFQKVSILLLTWPVAVFGQAVKGNYSPLPLKDLSAFESSGANWSVQGNIAISPSAAAKARTQSGEGVLIGTAGTALKTKMKAADLRLSLEFMLSPGAEGHIVLPGGQKVLIADSRNQKQVGANTSGYIGQFPSQNASKAPGLWQTLELAYDASVPSLPGSARLNALTLNDVVVLETVYLPNAAATKESQPLSFEVTKGTIAFRNVGYQLLESRKPLSISNLTYKVYSDKWDSKTYEKLDHEGKSAVLTQEVTNGMREFHLVYEGEMEVTEPGEYRFTSIYSGPVFTLDVDGKSVMSGGESTSQESHAGSANLTQGKHTFKIYYSRFPWRQPALGLRVEKSGVRPYDLHTLSSLPEPEPKPYMSVIPETRPEMIRSFIQLEGEKYKRTHCISVGSADGWNYTIDLNRGALLQAWRGDFANVTEMWYERGEPQLLFPAGLNVHVSGRSSLAMLDNSNAAWPDSSNINFLGYHIQAGGYPAFRYAISNATVSDLLVPGASGLTRTFQVEGAPQGALYALLGSGKDIVEVEKGLFQIDNRYFVQVDKKVKTLVRPAGSDNVNKELLLPVSGTTTYSMFW; encoded by the coding sequence ATGCGTCAATTGTTTCAGAAAGTATCCATTCTTTTGCTGACGTGGCCCGTAGCTGTTTTCGGGCAGGCTGTAAAAGGAAATTATTCCCCCCTTCCTCTGAAAGACCTCAGTGCTTTTGAAAGCAGCGGCGCAAACTGGTCTGTTCAGGGAAATATTGCCATCAGTCCATCAGCTGCTGCCAAGGCCCGCACCCAGTCTGGAGAAGGCGTACTGATTGGTACGGCGGGCACTGCCCTGAAGACCAAAATGAAAGCTGCCGATCTCAGGCTGTCCCTGGAATTTATGCTCTCGCCCGGAGCCGAAGGTCACATTGTACTGCCGGGAGGTCAGAAAGTACTGATCGCCGACAGCCGTAACCAGAAACAGGTTGGAGCAAACACTTCGGGGTACATTGGTCAGTTTCCCTCACAAAATGCGTCCAAGGCACCGGGCTTGTGGCAAACGCTTGAACTTGCCTATGATGCGTCCGTACCTTCCCTGCCCGGCTCAGCCCGGCTGAATGCCCTGACGCTGAATGATGTGGTGGTGCTTGAAACCGTATACCTGCCCAACGCCGCGGCAACCAAGGAAAGCCAGCCGCTTTCTTTTGAGGTTACAAAAGGTACGATCGCATTCCGCAACGTGGGCTACCAGTTGCTGGAAAGCCGCAAGCCTCTTTCAATCAGCAATCTGACCTACAAGGTATATTCCGACAAATGGGACAGCAAGACCTATGAGAAGCTGGATCATGAAGGAAAATCGGCAGTGCTGACACAGGAAGTTACCAATGGAATGCGTGAGTTCCACCTGGTTTACGAAGGTGAGATGGAGGTAACCGAGCCCGGAGAGTACCGGTTTACAAGCATTTACTCGGGACCCGTATTCACGCTCGACGTGGATGGGAAAAGTGTGATGTCAGGTGGCGAAAGTACCTCCCAGGAATCACACGCGGGTTCCGCCAATCTTACCCAAGGCAAGCACACCTTCAAAATATATTACTCCCGCTTCCCATGGAGACAGCCTGCACTCGGCCTGCGTGTGGAGAAATCCGGTGTGCGCCCCTACGACCTGCACACCCTCTCCTCCCTGCCTGAGCCAGAGCCCAAGCCTTATATGAGCGTAATACCGGAAACCCGGCCCGAGATGATCCGGTCGTTTATCCAGCTGGAAGGTGAAAAGTACAAGCGCACCCACTGCATTTCCGTGGGCAGTGCCGATGGCTGGAACTATACCATCGACCTGAACCGCGGTGCCTTGCTGCAAGCCTGGCGCGGCGACTTTGCCAACGTAACCGAAATGTGGTACGAGCGCGGAGAGCCTCAGCTCCTTTTCCCGGCTGGCCTCAATGTACATGTATCCGGCCGCAGCAGTCTGGCCATGCTCGACAATAGTAATGCAGCCTGGCCCGACTCTTCCAATATCAACTTCCTGGGATACCACATTCAGGCGGGAGGATATCCGGCATTCCGCTATGCGATCAGCAATGCGACGGTTAGTGACCTGCTGGTACCCGGCGCGTCGGGACTTACCCGTACTTTCCAGGTAGAAGGTGCGCCGCAGGGTGCCTTGTATGCGCTGCTGGGTAGTGGTAAAGATATCGTTGAAGTTGAAAAAGGACTTTTCCAGATTGATAACCGCTACTTTGTTCAGGTTGATAAAAAAGTTAAAACGCTCGTACGACCAGCCGGCTCCGACAATGTCAACAAGGAACTCCTGCTGCCCGTATCAGGCACCACCACTTACAGCATGTTCTGGTAA
- a CDS encoding response regulator transcription factor produces MFTKRESEIIGLVALGMSTAAIANRLFVSVHTVKTHKKNIRAKVRRSLPDPTSLIEFAIRFTEEQKNASDGGIYKRSEEV; encoded by the coding sequence ATGTTTACAAAAAGAGAATCCGAGATCATCGGCCTGGTTGCATTGGGGATGTCCACCGCTGCCATCGCCAACCGACTTTTCGTTTCGGTACACACCGTAAAAACCCACAAAAAGAACATCCGCGCGAAAGTCAGGCGCTCGCTGCCCGACCCTACTTCGCTGATTGAGTTCGCGATCCGGTTCACGGAAGAGCAAAAAAATGCCTCTGATGGGGGTATTTACAAGCGTTCCGAAGAAGTTTAG
- a CDS encoding SusD/RagB family nutrient-binding outer membrane lipoprotein — protein sequence MKKITQFFAIIVAGLTMLPACTDDFVEKNTDPNAITDVTPDLLLPGIIRTSVNQMVDQSWSIGNIVVQHTAKIQFVSEDRYTWGDRDGLWNNMYNNLRDVRLLIQLSEKNNSNNYRGIALIMRAWMFSLLTDAYGDIPYTEATSGVSGILQPKYDAQEVVYAGILNDLKTANEILGAGETVVGDLIYNGDVAKWRKLANSLRLRYLLRISGRKDVKADMQAILADATGNPVMTSNADNGTLRYLTSAPNQFPLYTARQGSFDEFRLSKNLGDKLTALADPRITVFAQPTDASATAGAPKYVGVPNGLNEVAALDYNGGPNNVSRAGSLFFKGSITDRGLDVAKGYIMGYPELQFILAEAARKGLITSTTTAKTYYEQGIAAAFDYTDVAMPANYLSSPGVAYTDASALTLIGTQKWIALFFTGLEAWFDWRRTGIPTINAGVDNVNGGRVPVRFAYPRSEQTLNPGSLSEAVARQGADNYNTRVWWDVQ from the coding sequence ATGAAAAAGATAACACAGTTTTTCGCGATCATCGTAGCCGGCCTGACCATGCTGCCTGCCTGTACCGACGATTTTGTAGAAAAAAATACAGACCCTAATGCCATCACGGACGTCACGCCCGACCTGCTGCTGCCGGGTATCATCCGTACTTCTGTAAACCAGATGGTCGACCAGAGCTGGTCCATCGGCAACATTGTAGTCCAGCACACAGCCAAGATCCAGTTCGTTTCCGAAGACCGCTACACCTGGGGAGATCGTGACGGGCTCTGGAACAACATGTACAACAACTTGCGTGACGTGCGTCTCCTGATCCAGCTCAGCGAAAAGAACAACTCCAACAACTACCGCGGCATTGCGCTGATTATGCGCGCCTGGATGTTTTCCCTGCTCACAGATGCTTACGGCGACATCCCCTACACCGAAGCAACCAGCGGCGTGTCGGGTATCCTGCAACCTAAATACGACGCCCAGGAAGTTGTATATGCAGGTATACTCAATGATCTGAAAACGGCAAATGAAATCCTGGGAGCCGGTGAAACCGTCGTGGGCGACCTGATTTACAATGGTGACGTAGCCAAGTGGAGAAAGCTCGCCAACAGTCTTCGCCTCCGCTACCTGCTGCGCATCTCGGGACGTAAAGATGTGAAAGCTGACATGCAGGCGATCCTCGCGGATGCCACCGGTAATCCGGTGATGACGAGTAATGCAGATAACGGAACATTGCGCTACCTGACTTCTGCACCTAACCAGTTTCCGCTGTATACAGCCCGCCAGGGTTCATTTGACGAGTTTCGCCTGAGCAAAAACCTGGGCGACAAGCTTACCGCCCTGGCTGATCCCCGCATTACTGTTTTTGCACAACCTACGGATGCTTCCGCTACCGCAGGAGCTCCCAAGTATGTAGGTGTTCCCAACGGGCTCAACGAGGTGGCAGCACTGGATTACAATGGCGGCCCGAACAACGTATCGCGCGCCGGCTCATTGTTCTTCAAAGGGTCCATCACGGACCGCGGTCTGGATGTGGCAAAAGGGTATATCATGGGGTATCCGGAGTTGCAGTTTATTCTTGCAGAAGCAGCCAGGAAGGGCCTCATTACTAGTACTACCACTGCCAAAACATACTACGAGCAAGGCATAGCCGCGGCATTTGACTATACCGACGTAGCCATGCCTGCCAACTACCTCTCGAGCCCGGGCGTAGCGTATACGGATGCCAGTGCATTGACGCTCATTGGCACGCAGAAATGGATTGCACTGTTTTTCACCGGACTGGAAGCTTGGTTTGACTGGCGGAGGACGGGTATCCCGACGATCAATGCAGGCGTCGACAATGTGAATGGCGGCAGGGTTCCCGTGCGTTTCGCATATCCCAGGAGTGAACAAACGCTGAACCCCGGAAGCCTGTCCGAAGCGGTAGCACGGCAGGGCGCCGACAACTACAATACAAGAGTCTGGTGGGACGTGCAGTAA